One window of Spirochaetaceae bacterium genomic DNA carries:
- a CDS encoding sulfatase-like hydrolase/transferase, with amino-acid sequence MPGTTPHGVAHAAAYSRRTPSESRSSSTSVSATTSPGTGGAGNQALLPAHLARLGYETALVGKLHVGVRHGYYASVAFFDRQVGRILAELERRGLAHNTLVLFVSDHGDMIGDYELITKGAYFYDPCTRVPMILRLPEGELAGTRVAELVQPHDLAATLLRAAGMPADGVTARMPESQDLEALARGQVAAPRDHALTMYRNSGYGNRGYWDPPIYGTMYHDGRYKLSLFHDPAARAAPEGELYDLDADPGETANLWADPRHAARRTHLTDRLHATLVASEVHHVAGRGGTSWPPGRS; translated from the coding sequence GTGCCAGGCACTACGCCCCACGGCGTGGCCCACGCCGCCGCGTACAGCCGCCGTACGCCGAGCGAGTCGCGATCGTCGTCGACCAGCGTCAGCGCTACTACCTCTCCCGGCACGGGCGGCGCGGGTAACCAGGCGCTGCTGCCGGCGCACCTGGCCCGACTCGGTTACGAAACCGCGCTGGTGGGCAAGCTGCACGTCGGCGTGCGGCACGGTTACTACGCCTCGGTTGCCTTTTTCGACCGGCAGGTGGGACGCATCCTCGCCGAGCTGGAGCGGCGTGGCCTGGCACACAACACGCTGGTGCTGTTCGTGTCCGACCACGGCGACATGATCGGCGACTACGAGCTGATCACCAAGGGCGCCTACTTCTACGACCCGTGCACGCGGGTGCCGATGATCCTGCGCCTGCCGGAGGGCGAGTTGGCGGGCACGCGGGTGGCCGAGCTGGTGCAGCCGCACGACCTCGCCGCCACGCTGCTGCGCGCCGCCGGAATGCCGGCCGACGGGGTGACGGCGCGGATGCCCGAGTCGCAGGACCTGGAGGCGCTGGCCCGCGGGCAGGTTGCGGCGCCGCGCGACCATGCCCTCACCATGTACCGCAACTCGGGCTACGGCAACCGCGGCTACTGGGACCCGCCGATCTACGGCACCATGTACCACGACGGGCGCTACAAGCTGTCCCTGTTCCACGACCCGGCCGCGCGCGCCGCGCCGGAGGGCGAGCTGTACGACCTGGACGCCGACCCCGGCGAGACCGCCAACCTGTGGGCCGACCCCCGCCACGCCGCCCGCCGCACCCACCTGACCGACCGCCTGCACGCCACCCTGGTAGCCAGCGAAGTGCACCACGTCGCCGGCCGCGGCGGCACCAGCTGGCCCCCGGGGAGGAGTTGA
- a CDS encoding putative toxin-antitoxin system toxin component, PIN family, which translates to MRVVLDTGILIAALITRNTPPDQLYQLWRKRRFTLITSELQLDEFRRVTRYRKLRRYLKPHEVGTLVRGVRARASVVSDLPDIDLVDDPGDNLVLATALAGDADYLVTGDRRHLLHLKKVRRTRILTARELACRLD; encoded by the coding sequence ATGCGTGTCGTGCTCGACACCGGAATCCTCATCGCCGCGCTGATCACCCGCAACACGCCGCCGGACCAACTGTACCAGTTGTGGCGCAAGCGACGGTTCACGCTGATCACCTCGGAGTTGCAACTCGATGAGTTCCGGCGCGTTACCCGATACCGGAAGCTGCGCAGGTACCTGAAGCCTCACGAAGTGGGAACGCTCGTACGCGGTGTACGAGCCCGAGCATCGGTTGTATCCGATCTGCCGGACATCGACCTGGTCGATGACCCCGGCGACAATCTCGTGCTCGCTACCGCGCTTGCCGGCGATGCCGACTACCTGGTCACGGGCGACCGGCGCCACCTGTTGCATCTGAAGAAGGTTCGCCGGACCAGGATACTGACGGCACGTGAACTCGCGTGTCGGCTCGACTGA
- a CDS encoding amidohydrolase family protein: MASVRYGLAMNQIPIVDTHQHLWDLDLLNLPWLDEAPQLARHHRIDDYLREVAGHGVAKAVYMEVDVAPEERPREREVITALCRDPEAPTCGAVFGATPGSVEFPATVDALAANPYAKGARLVLHPPNLAGDHCLRDAFVDDVRKLGANGLMFDICIRPTALSSAAELARRCPDMTFILDHCGNADPHIVAGNGGNPDDPTYGHTREQWLEGMQTVAAQPNTVCKISGIVARAAPGWSAADLAPAVNHCIDSFGEDRIVFGSDWPVCTFGAPLGAWITALREIVSSRPDRLQHKLLHENATRIYQLD, from the coding sequence ATGGCGTCAGTGCGCTACGGTCTGGCCATGAACCAGATACCGATTGTCGACACCCACCAGCACCTGTGGGACCTCGACCTGCTCAACCTGCCCTGGCTCGACGAGGCGCCGCAGCTCGCCCGCCACCACCGCATCGACGACTACCTGCGCGAGGTCGCCGGTCACGGGGTGGCCAAGGCGGTCTACATGGAGGTGGACGTGGCGCCCGAGGAACGCCCGCGCGAGCGCGAGGTGATCACCGCACTGTGCCGCGACCCCGAGGCGCCCACCTGCGGCGCGGTGTTCGGCGCCACCCCCGGCAGCGTCGAGTTCCCGGCCACGGTCGACGCCCTGGCCGCCAACCCCTACGCCAAGGGCGCCCGGCTGGTGCTGCACCCGCCCAACCTGGCGGGCGACCACTGCCTGCGGGACGCCTTCGTCGACGACGTGCGCAAGCTCGGCGCCAACGGCCTCATGTTCGACATCTGCATCCGTCCGACCGCCCTGTCGTCAGCCGCCGAGCTGGCGCGCCGGTGTCCCGACATGACGTTCATCCTGGACCACTGCGGCAACGCCGACCCGCACATCGTGGCCGGCAACGGCGGCAATCCCGACGACCCGACCTACGGCCACACGCGCGAGCAGTGGCTGGAAGGAATGCAGACCGTGGCCGCACAGCCCAACACGGTGTGCAAGATCTCCGGCATCGTGGCGCGCGCCGCCCCCGGCTGGTCCGCCGCCGACCTGGCCCCCGCGGTCAACCATTGCATCGACAGCTTCGGCGAAGACCGCATCGTGTTCGGCAGCGACTGGCCGGTCTGCACCTTCGGCGCCCCCCTCGGCGCGTGGATCACCGCCCTGCGCGAGATCGTCAGCTCCCGCCCCGACCGCCTCCAGCACAAGCTCCTGCACGAAAACGCCACCCGCATCTACCAACTCGATTAA
- a CDS encoding Gfo/Idh/MocA family oxidoreductase produces the protein MEQIALAIVGCGGMGHRHLEGLAELHRAGLSPFRLVGACDPVAANADSLAAAAERHFGVRTAAVPSLEELAPLGVQAVDVTTSTVGHHTSVAGALERGWHVMVEKPLGVSVAACRHIRQCADRSGRVVSVAENYRRDPLNRLARALIDAGAIGAPRFYQHNSLGGGDVMFITVWRHRKEQGGLLVDAGVHDADMMEYLCGPVTEVFAQARLHEPERANPAAAPGGGAVNPAGVYERWQRHMPERFTVDAEDAVYATLRFANGAAGQYVSDHAARGLRQWRRVLYGSEGAMELPPDRSGHPFTLDRDGERHGGADLLEWVPEFRLEEVTARLFGGELLAGYELEFPAIDRKLIAVEYAELGRAVADGAPVEVDVEQGTRAVAVSYAMLESAAYGKPVAVEDVMTGAVRAYQEPIDDAAGLCGV, from the coding sequence ATGGAGCAGATTGCGCTGGCCATCGTCGGCTGCGGGGGTATGGGACACCGCCACCTGGAGGGGTTGGCGGAACTGCATCGGGCGGGCCTGAGCCCGTTCCGGCTGGTCGGAGCGTGCGATCCGGTGGCCGCCAATGCCGACTCGTTGGCCGCCGCCGCTGAGCGCCATTTCGGAGTGCGCACGGCGGCGGTGCCGAGCCTGGAGGAACTGGCGCCGCTCGGCGTGCAGGCGGTGGACGTCACCACCAGCACGGTCGGACACCACACGTCGGTGGCCGGCGCGCTGGAGCGGGGCTGGCACGTTATGGTCGAGAAGCCGCTGGGCGTGTCGGTGGCGGCCTGCCGTCACATCCGGCAGTGCGCGGACCGCTCGGGACGGGTGGTGAGCGTGGCGGAAAACTACCGCCGCGACCCCCTCAACCGGCTGGCGCGGGCGCTGATCGACGCCGGCGCCATCGGCGCGCCGCGCTTCTACCAGCACAACAGCCTCGGCGGCGGCGACGTGATGTTCATCACCGTGTGGCGGCACCGCAAGGAGCAGGGCGGGCTGCTGGTGGACGCCGGCGTGCACGACGCCGATATGATGGAGTATCTGTGCGGGCCGGTGACGGAGGTGTTCGCGCAGGCGCGGCTGCACGAGCCGGAGCGCGCCAACCCGGCGGCTGCGCCGGGCGGCGGCGCGGTCAATCCCGCCGGCGTCTACGAGCGCTGGCAGCGGCACATGCCGGAGCGGTTCACGGTCGACGCCGAGGATGCCGTGTATGCCACGCTGCGCTTCGCCAACGGCGCCGCCGGCCAGTACGTGTCCGATCACGCGGCGCGCGGGCTGCGGCAGTGGCGGCGCGTCCTGTACGGGTCCGAGGGGGCCATGGAGCTGCCGCCGGACCGCAGCGGGCACCCCTTTACGCTTGACCGGGACGGCGAGCGCCACGGCGGCGCCGATCTGTTGGAGTGGGTCCCGGAGTTCCGCCTCGAAGAGGTCACCGCGCGGCTGTTCGGCGGTGAGCTGCTGGCCGGCTACGAGCTGGAATTCCCGGCGATCGACCGCAAGCTGATCGCGGTGGAGTACGCCGAGTTGGGCCGCGCCGTGGCTGACGGCGCGCCCGTGGAGGTGGACGTGGAGCAGGGCACGCGCGCGGTCGCCGTGTCCTACGCCATGCTGGAATCGGCCGCGTATGGCAAGCCGGTCGCGGTCGAAGACGTGATGACCGGTGCCGTGCGCGCCTACCAGGAGCCGATCGACGATGCCGCCGGGTTGTGCGGCGTGTGA
- a CDS encoding DUF262 domain-containing protein translates to MFQRRNSWRESSVARFAFRKCNASLFGSPRVFVTFLTLYRGYPSGTILTWETDESVATRDFAIDQEKTESTRFQLLLDGQQRLTSLSAILRGDPVYVRGRKRPVDILFNLDHPEDLQLITEVDEEDDTDSTDNDTVDATEDELLQRFDKMAFVVYSKKLAAQPNWISVTDVFKESSDTPFLKSAGVTSMDDTRYDKYTARLKRLRDIKEYGYRVHVLERDKSYEEVTEIFVRVNSLGAKLRSSDLALAQITAKWRNSLRIFQEFERECASSGSL, encoded by the coding sequence ATGTTCCAACGAAGGAACTCGTGGCGAGAATCGAGCGTGGCGAGATTCGCCTTCCGGAAATGCAACGCCAGTTTGTTTGGCAGTCCACGCGTGTTCGTGACCTTCTTGACTCTTTACCGCGGCTATCCCTCTGGAACGATATTGACTTGGGAGACCGATGAAAGCGTTGCCACCAGGGATTTCGCGATTGACCAGGAGAAGACCGAATCAACGCGGTTTCAATTGCTATTGGACGGCCAGCAGAGGCTCACCTCATTGTCAGCGATTTTGCGCGGAGATCCTGTTTACGTCCGTGGTAGGAAACGACCAGTGGACATCCTTTTCAATCTTGATCATCCCGAGGATCTGCAGCTGATCACAGAAGTAGATGAGGAGGACGATACTGACAGCACCGACAATGATACCGTGGATGCAACTGAAGATGAATTATTGCAGCGCTTCGACAAAATGGCATTTGTCGTTTATTCTAAGAAACTCGCTGCTCAACCAAATTGGATATCTGTGACAGACGTATTCAAGGAAAGCAGTGACACGCCATTCCTAAAATCAGCGGGCGTTACATCAATGGATGATACGCGATACGACAAGTATACAGCCCGACTTAAGCGGCTTCGCGACATCAAGGAATATGGATACCGTGTGCACGTCCTCGAACGAGATAAGTCCTATGAGGAGGTCACGGAGATTTTCGTCAGAGTAAATTCGCTCGGGGCGAAACTCCGTAGTTCGGATCTGGCTCTGGCACAGATCACGGCGAAGTGGAGGAATTCGCTTAGAATTTTTCAAGAATTCGAACGAGAGTGTGCCTCTTCTGGTTCCCTATAG
- a CDS encoding MFS transporter, with protein sequence MRKPRFSTAPGAFRYPPFRRVWVTGVLIALAAWTERLAAGWLILTETDSVFLTAASFAVRQAPGLIAAPIAGAISDRVPRNRLLGIAAACRAVLLALLAIFALSGLEPLWVAFVLIALAGVAHSFETPSTQALVTDSVPRRAAMNAVALQSVGARGMGALGGLIGGVVIASYGIPAALFAGAVVSLAGGLVVGTMRPVAPRGARTERRETSVLRDVADGLRVMFSVPLVRTLLALAVLVEMFGFAYHSVLPAVARNVLEVGEVGLGVLSMMAGFGSLAGVIALTAIGNVRRKGLLLLGITLGYGAFLVSFASSGGFPLSLVLITGVGAMAAAFDAMQWVLLQQYVPDHMRGRAIGGWVFAIGFGWVGYLALGAVAESVGVQWALAATGVMVMLTGLTAAAVAPKLRSA encoded by the coding sequence GTGCGAAAGCCGAGGTTCTCCACGGCGCCGGGCGCGTTCCGGTACCCGCCGTTCCGGCGGGTGTGGGTCACCGGGGTGCTGATCGCGCTCGCCGCCTGGACGGAACGGCTCGCGGCCGGCTGGCTGATCCTTACCGAGACCGACTCGGTGTTCCTGACCGCGGCGTCGTTTGCGGTTCGCCAGGCGCCGGGGCTGATCGCGGCGCCGATAGCCGGGGCGATCAGCGACCGTGTGCCGCGCAACCGGCTGCTTGGAATTGCCGCCGCCTGCCGGGCGGTGCTGCTGGCGCTGCTGGCGATCTTCGCCCTGTCGGGCCTGGAACCGCTGTGGGTCGCGTTCGTGCTGATCGCGCTGGCCGGGGTCGCGCACTCGTTCGAGACTCCGTCCACCCAGGCGCTGGTGACCGACTCCGTGCCGCGCCGCGCGGCGATGAACGCGGTCGCCCTGCAGTCGGTCGGCGCCCGTGGGATGGGTGCCCTGGGAGGGCTGATCGGCGGCGTGGTGATCGCCAGCTACGGCATCCCCGCCGCGCTATTCGCCGGCGCCGTCGTATCCCTGGCCGGCGGACTGGTGGTGGGGACGATGCGCCCCGTCGCGCCGCGCGGAGCACGGACCGAGCGCCGCGAAACCTCGGTCCTGCGGGACGTGGCTGACGGGTTGCGGGTGATGTTCTCCGTGCCGCTGGTGCGCACGCTGCTGGCGCTGGCGGTGCTGGTGGAGATGTTCGGTTTCGCCTACCACTCGGTGCTGCCCGCCGTCGCCCGCAACGTGCTGGAGGTGGGTGAGGTGGGCCTCGGCGTGCTGAGCATGATGGCCGGCTTCGGTTCGCTGGCGGGGGTAATCGCACTCACCGCAATCGGCAACGTCCGCCGCAAGGGCCTGCTGCTGCTCGGCATCACCCTCGGCTACGGCGCGTTCCTGGTGTCGTTCGCCTCCTCGGGCGGGTTCCCGCTGTCGCTGGTCCTGATCACCGGTGTAGGGGCGATGGCGGCCGCGTTCGACGCGATGCAGTGGGTGCTGCTGCAACAGTACGTGCCGGACCACATGCGCGGACGCGCCATCGGCGGCTGGGTATTCGCGATCGGCTTCGGATGGGTGGGCTACCTGGCACTCGGAGCGGTCGCGGAATCCGTCGGCGTGCAATGGGCCCTGGCAGCCACCGGTGTGATGGTCATGCTGACCGGCCTCACCGCCGCCGCGGTCGCCCCAAAGCTGCGCTCGGCGTAG